GAGCAAGTTCACATTGCAGGTGTtgcaaacaacaaataaatatctTACTTACAATTTACCAAGATGTCCAAAgctacacatacacatacaagcAGCTCTGGCAGTGTCATATTTTCTCTACTGTGTCCCTGAGATTGTTATATAGATACAGTGAAGCTGAAGCAGCAGGTCTCGCGGGGAACCAGGTGTGAGGAGGCTCTCGGAAAGGTAAGAAATAAGGTATGTAACGATTACTGCATAGTGGTTTCAACTCTTTCAAATATTGTTGCACTTTTACTGTAGGAACACAGCCTCCCCTCACAACGAGGGTGATCCCTGTGGAATAAGATAAGCTTTTGTTATAAAGTgtcttttaaatacaaataaagagaGAATGTAATGGGAATATTTTACACATATACCTTCATCAATATTCAGGCGGTTAACCACAGTAGAAGCAATAACTTCCCCATCACAAAGAACTACTTTGATCTTGTGTCCGAGTTGACTGCAGCATAATTATATGCAGCAGAGGGGGTAAGTGAATGTGGATGAAGATGCCAAAAGGAGACTAACTAACCATAACCAAAACCCTAACCCCACTAAACACATCAATACATTTCCTTTTACAGTACAAGTTTCTACATCTCTCCTTAATAAATATGTCACAATATGTAATAAGCTAGTTAACACTTACTTGATGACAATGCTGTGGTGGGTGCTGTCTGCTTCTCCACTCGGATTGGCTGAGGCTGAGGTAATGGCAAGGGGACCGGTGATGTCACACAGGTGGACGGTCACAGTTTGGTCTGGGACGCGGATCATGATGCTGTCCTTGGTGCCGACAAGGAACAATTGCAGTGATGTTATGTGCACATATCCATCCAATAATAACTGCTTTGAGGATCTCACTTGTCGTCTATTAACACCAGCTAGTAAAAGGGGTATTCTGGTATGTTTTCAGACTGGGCCCTACGTTTAGATTGGTATCAGTCTCCACCAGCAgccacagcacagcagcagaggtTACAATGTAATCTTATGTGGCAACTGCAACAGTCCATGAAATTTCCTCTAAAAGTTGAGGTCATGTCAGGTTTTGAGcaatattttcaaattatttctTGGTATATTCAACAAAAGCCTATGCCTGTAAACATGTGGTGTACAGCTGTGTCATTACAGGTTTCTGTTCTAATCCTGTCTCAACTAAGATTTTATTGATGTGACCCATTAATTCTTGTGCTAATGGAAACATATGTGTTTGGTTTAACACAGCAGTTATAGTGCAAAATAttaatttgaaaattaaaacCTGAGATGCGTGCTTTTTTAttgctgcattttctttttcatttcagtgtttcattttctgacgttctttctttatttgtcttcagtCATATTTCACTTTGCAATAACTGAATACAACCAGAAATTCTCTATGAAAAGGGTCAAAAATGTATCTACTGAAATCTATGTTACTTTATGACAATATTATTAATTTCAGGACACAAATGTTACACATCAGTTAAAttcactctttatttcacagaatCTTTCAGAACAGTACACAGTAaagtacaataaaatacaatataatacaatataaaacaatacaCAGTGAACTTAAATACCTTGTAACATAAGATACGTTTTCTTTCCCtcataaataattatttacagAATCATCAAATCAGAATCAAAAATCATTGAACAGTCATTTCActaattcattttttatttaataaactaacataaatataaagttcTTACAGTTCTTTCCAGACTGATACAATCTGAGACATGTCATTTAAGTCAGGGATCCAGGTGTCAGGGGAGATATGAGGAATGTGAAGATCACACCATAGTGGTTTTCACTCTTTCAAAGATCTGTTGAACTTTAATTGCAGGAACACAGCCTTCCCTCACAATGCCAATGGTCCCTGTGGAAGAAGTGGGATAGGCTTGAGTTGGTAGTTGTCttttaaaacagataaagagaCAATGTAATGGGAATATTTTTGTATTGTACCTTCATCAATATTCAGGCAGTTAACCACAGTAGAGGCAATAACTTCATTAGAGTCCCCATCACAAAGAACTCCCTGGATCTTGTGTCCAAGTCGACTGCAGCAAAACCAAAGGCAGCAGAAGAGGTAAGTGAATGTGCATGAAGTTGCCAAAAGGAACTAAAACCCTAACCCCACTGACCCTAACCCAGCAATACATTTCGTCTACAATGAAACCAAATCTCTACTCACTGAAACATGATATGACGTGCGTGAGTTCTGTTAAAAGACACTTACTTGATGACCATGCTGTGGTGGGTGCTGTCTGCTTCTCCACTCGGATTGGCTGAGGTAATGGCAAGGGGACCGGTGATGTCACACAGGTGGACGGTCACAGTTTGGTCTGGGACGCGGATCATGATGCTGTCCTTGGTGCCGACACGGTCATAAGCTGGTCCCACTCCTACATGAGGACAATAACAAGGTGAGGTGACTACTGGGGACTGCCATTATTTAAAACAAGTGGAGTCACAAATGCTAAATCTGCAGCTGCCAAGGCCAGTTTACCTAGTTTATACAGCCAGTCTCCTTTGCTGACGATGCAACTGATGCCTCCAGGATACACGTTCCTCATAAACTCCCAGAGCAGAGGACTGAAGGGAGGCTTGGCTGCCACCAGCTGCTCCACGCTAGAGATACAGATACAGATGGGCTTCTCTGCTGGTCTGTCCTGGAGCAGGTCACAGACAACAGGTTGTTGGTTAACATAAAGCACACAATGGAGAACTAATGATCTGCCCCATGTTACACTTCAACAAGCATCATATGTtgtttatctttactttaatgCTGTAGATTTTCTCAATGGCCTGTGGATTCTTGCAGGAGGCAGCCAGGGCATAGACAGTGTCTGTGGGAATACCACAAACTCCGCCCTCCTCCAGAAGGCCAGCGATCTTCAGGAGACCACTGGTAATTCGTGAATTAGCAACAGAACAGGGTAACTCAGGAGCattttccttcactttctcCTGAGACAGGTCACAGAAGGAGATATACATTCAGAACATGAACAGGTTGAATGTCACTTCAGAATCAGACTAGGGTTACAATCTTCTGTTAAATTACCTTTAAAATGGGGGGGCCCATAGGCAGCAGTCTCCCGAAGAAGATGCAGTTGACCAGTGATGCCAGAGCTCCATATATACAAATGATTGAGAACACTGCAAGCATGGCGACTGTTTGAACAAAGTTTGAACATTGTTATAACTATGTGGCTTTGCCGCACATAGGGTTTATTTATGTTCAGAATAAAGCAATGCTTACTTTCTAGTTGGTATGGTAGTCTCTGCAGTGTAGACAGCAGGAAACAGACCAGAACAACCTCCATGACTGTtgttaaaaacagcaaaaccaGGTTCCTGTAGGCAGCTGATTTAAACAATGGAAGGAATTACAAATGGCTatatagcaataataataatcatatttttcttCGTTAAAAGTGATTAATTTTACCTATTAGCATGAGGAAAGTGTTAATGACCAGGAAGGCAATAGCTCCTGCTGCAAAAGCATAGGAAGCTTCTTTTGGAAGTTGGAGGAGGccgcctgaaaaaaaaaagaaaaattagatttttgtttaaattcattCAGACAAAATCCCAATCTAATCATGTTTTTACCAACATACCTGCAAACCTAAACCAGCACCAGGTTGCCCATACTACTACATAGCTGGACGAAATGACAGATCCAAAGCGTCCACCTCCCGTAACTTGTAGTCGGCTGACATAGACCTGGATGATGGCTCCAGAGATGAGGACCCAAGGGACAGTCAGATTGAGGAAAGAGGGATTTGAGCTTGACACACTTGTATGGAGAGCTGAGAGAGCTGCAACCCCATTTGAAATGTAGAACAGGGCATCTGAGGCCTGGTCTGTTTGGGGCAGGGCCTCCTGTCTTTCCTGTTTATATCTGCCACACGTGTAAACTTTCTGTAGCCGCTCACTGGAGATGGGCTGTGGGCCTACAGGGATGAGAGACTTCTCTGCTATTGTGTTGATGAGACGTGAGAAGGTACCGTATAGGGAGGCTGCGGTGAACAGGGAGCAAGCTACACCAAAGAAAATGTAGTAAGCGTGGAGAGGTATCTGGGGAATTGTTGAGACTGTGAGCAGGACAAAGAGCATGTTGTGGATCAGTTCCAGGAAATCCATGTTAAGGCTTGCCACGCAGAGCACCAAGCCTGACGCCACAAAGAACCAGTTTCCCACCATTGATTCCCTCCCTGAGATCAGTGTACTGTTCTCTACAATCAGAACAGATACCACAAATTCACCCCATGCCTTGATCAGCCAATATGTAGCATGAAGACCAAACTTGGTTGTGTGGTAGCAGTCTTGACGCAGATGGGCATAGTAGCTTGAGAAGAGCTGGGCCACTGTGATGATTGAGACCCATACAGCTCCTAAGCCAAATGACTTAACATACCCAAAACTGTAGAAAGCAAAGATGAATGGGGCAACAGTGTCACAGAAGAAACCCAAGGCCATGGGTTCTgcgtattttgtgtttttcttcttctcttgacCAATGCTCTGGACACTTGCAGAGTTGGGGGTTCCTAGCAGGAGAACATTGAAAAGAGGGGTACCAAAACCTTTAAGCACTAGACGCTGGCTGAGCCCCTTGACTAGCAGTGCAGCTGCACCGTAGATGGCAAAAAAGAGAATGAGCAACTCGAAAATCCCAGAGACCACGAGAGCCCAGAAGCTCGCAACCAGAGCAACTGCTTCAAAAACTAAGGTGACTGTGATGGCCCCAAAAACAAAAGGCATGATGTAGTTGACTGTGGCAGAGCAGAAGGCTAGGATGAAGGACAGAAGGATAAAGGGGATGAGACCAGCGATTGCTGACTCTTTCATGGACTGGCTTAAATAGACGATCTCTGTGCTGGCATTCAGAGTCATGTTGCTTATCATAGTGGACTGAGACAGATTGTTCATATTTTGATATTCAATAGAGAATGTAGGAGTTTCACTTAAGGCACCAAAGTAGATTCGAGTTGCTCCATAACTGCCCCAAAGAGCAGCATAGCCAATGAAGGCAGTGCCACTCAGATGATCATATTTTCTGAAGGAAAGCAGTCCAGCCACCAACTGGCAAATACCACCAATCAGAATGAGATGGACACCTAGAAAAACCATGAAACTAGAATTAATACAAGAGCCAATagcatattttattatattatcttATCAGAGTTTCTATAGGTTTAACCTGCAAGTATGTTTTCCACTCCCACTGGTGCACTGCCAGTACGTGCTGTATTGAAGTTCTGCAGGAGTACGAGGAATGCACTGATCCCATTCGATAAAATCCCCATCACCCCTGGTTCGCCATAGAAACTGGCAGGAAAGCCATCTGATGTTGCCATTGTGTCTTGGATGTCAAAATGTAGTTTTACTGAAAGAATGAAGcacatgaaacagaaaagatgTCCATGAATGTGTACAATATTCTGTGCATTctccataaaaataaaaaagtaaaacccCAAATGCACACATGACCCACAAGACAAATTGAGAATATTAACAGTCTTGATAATATCACAGTGTTTATGAAATGAAGGCAATAAATCATGCAAATTATaaacagagagataaagagtcGATGTTGTTTTTGGTTGGAAAGAACCATTTATTGTTTAGAGTCACTGATGGAAATCATTCATTGTGGGGCAGGTTGACTACAGGTTGAGGGGCGGGGGTCATAGAGCCACTGGCCCCAGCTGATGAATCAATATTGTAACTTTCTAAGAATACTGACAAATAATACAACaatttgctcaaagctatagagctgaCAGAAAACAAGGGATGACTTCAATGTGcatcttactgaatcaggaattgtgcatggatgttggatttggcccctctgtgtaactTTTGGCCCCTTAATGGCCACTGATAAGAACaatcctagatctgccactgACAGCATTGCACATAAGGGGAAAGTTTaataatgtaaagaaaaaacaaatatactgTAAAGCATAGATGGCAAGCTGTTATTCCTACAAACtcagttatatattattaatagaCGTTTCTATCATATCTCCCTGGCCACTAGAAATAAGTCCCAAGCCCTGCCCAGTCATAAAAGAGGTGTTCCACCGATACAAGGTCTGAACAACAGAGGTAACAGAGGGCAACTGTATTTCAATGACTTTCCTGCTCCACTGACTGAAAAGCAGAGGGTATCTCTAAAAGTTCAATTTACAACCACCCCATCTCAAGTTTACTCAAGTTTAGTACAACATGCTCTAATAAATGACAAATTAGAACTGTTGTATTTTTTGGCATGCATTTagtcaatgaaaataaatcaccaTCATTTCATTATATGGCATTGAAAGTTTACATGTAACAAAGTCTTTGTGTCCAAAATAAAGTGAGTAAAGATGAAGTCTCACCTGGTGAAGATCCTCAGACAGACCAAGTGTTGATTTGTTCTGACACAGGGATGTAAAGTTTGTCATACATAAGCCTTCCCTGTGGGGGGGAGGAGTTCATGAAAAATTCCCCCACACAGACCTGCAACCTGAGAGGTGACATCATTGTTTCCTTCAACTTCGACAATAAATGAACACTCCCTCCCAGTCCTCGCATGAGGATGGTGATGCTGGtgacgatgatgacgatgaagatTGTGACCATTAGTTTTATGGAAATTCCTGATAAGgttttgttgtggttgtgtgccCTTCCCTATTCCGAGCATCACAGGGGATTGTTTGTCCTGGACTATATAAGGCAGGTGCCCTCTCAACCCAAAGAGCATCTTCAACAACCTGTTGACTGCAAAACAACTGCATCAGAAGAGAAAGAAGTCAGACGCCAGAGAAACAACTGACTTCAGCCATGATCTCCACACTTCAGGTAAGGATTAATTAATTCTATCTTCTTGGTTTAAAAGAGGACTGATGGGTAATAAGGTACAAACATTCTGTTATTGTCAGAATGAGTATTctatgtgatttgtttttttgtcctgcagaaAACTGTTAGACCAGTGTTGGCTGTCAGAGGACTGCATCAGTCTGCAATCCAAGGTAAACTTTGTACACTTAGATacacttgatttaaaaacaagttaTAACTGTAGAAAAgtaaacatttctcttttccatTTATCTGACTCTCActacatttcttcttttttcctccctgcagTTTTGAAGCACCCAGCCCCTGAGGACACGGTCACAGCCAGCTTTGGGAAGTTCATCAGTGAGATTCAGTCCGATCACTTGTCCCCTGTCGTCCTCCACCGCAGCAAAAGGATGGTGCTGGACAGCATTGGGGTCGGTCTGATTGGCAGCACCACGGACGTGTTTGAATTGGCCCTGCAGCACTGCCAGGTGaggcaaagagaaagaggggaaaaaaggagagaaaataacatttttatcagATATGAGGCAATGAGACGGATAAAACTCCTAACCTTATATAAATAACCGCCTTAAGTCAGTGTGTGGACAGATGAGATTAAGGAAAGAAAAcgaaaataattaatataacTTGGGAACAGACAGGTTTTTATGCCTGATGACCTTTTTCCACAAATGTTCCAGACTGACATATGACTTACAAAGAAACGTATTCACCCTGTGTTGATTGAAAAGTGATGAGCTATTTAAAGTGAAGTTCATCGTGTGTGATGATGGTTAAATATTGTATTAAAAATGCCCTTGTAAAGATTCCCTGTTTacctgtctctgtgttttccactCAGTACATGTACGCTCCTGATGACATCAGCTCTGTGTACGGACGCAGAGGAGCCAGACTCTCCCCGACACTGGCAGCTTTTGTCAATGGAGTGGCGGTGAGTATAAATAGGTGGAACAGATTTGTCACCGTTGACCCCAGAACACCAGACTATTTCACAAAAGTCATTACTACAAACTGGCTCTGTCTGGACAGGAAGGATTGATGAAAATATTTGATTGAACTTTGCGGTTGGATTGTCATCATTGCTTGATTCTGTCTCAGACTCACTCCATGGACTTTGATGATACGTGGCACCCAGCCACTCATCCCTCTGGAGCCGTCCTCCCTGCTGTGTTAGCACTCAGCGACATGATGCCGTCTAACAGCAAACCTAGTGGCCTGGACTTCCTGCTGGCTTTCAATGTCGGCATCGAGATCCAGGGGCGACTGATGAGGTTCTCTAATGAGGCCCAAAACATCCCCAAGAGGTGAGCACCTCAGATCATAGGGACACAGATACTGTCAGTTATGGTCTAATAGCAGCAGGTGTTGTACTAAGTGAGTCAGTTCCTTGCTGGACATGTTTTTCATCTATATAAATGGAGAACAAGCATCCACAGAAATCCATATTTGACTCTGCTGATCTGTGCAGTGTAGTTTACAAGCGAGCTGGTACAGCCTCTTAATTGCGGCAATGAGCTGTGAAAGGCATGTTATCATGTTCATCTGAGCAACAGCTGAGGCTCTGTGGGTTGTGTTTGCACGGTTAACAACGTGGAGGAGAATATCACACAGGACTCAATTTGGCAAGTTCAATTCTGCATCACACCGTTTGCTTATTTATCAGGCACTGAAATGACTCAAACTCTTGAACACGCCTGTATGTGGTGAGGAGAGTCACATAAAAGTGAAGCTGTTTTACAAACAGGAGCTCCGCTGTAACCATAATGAGGCGGAGCACCTATTTTAAGTAGACCACCTGGTTCCAAAACAACTGACCCAagtctcttttttctgtctcatgtCCAGGTTTCACCCTCCCAGCGTGGTCGGGACAATGGGGAGTGCAGCTGCCTGTGCTCGCCTCTTGTCCTTGGATGACGCCCAGTGCAGTCATGCCTTGGCCATAGCTGCTTCTCTTTCTGGAGCCCCGATGGCTAATGCTGCCACTCAGTCTAAGCCCTTTCACATTGGCAACGCCTCACGTTTGGGGCTGGAAGCTGCTCTGCTGGCCTCCAGAGGCCTAGAGGCCAGTCCTCTGGTCCTGGATGCTGTGTCAGGCGTGGCCGGCTTCAATGCTTTTTATGAAGACTACGTGCCACAGCCTTTAGAATCACCCAATGATGGTGGCCATACATTCCTGTTAGAGGAGCAAGACATGGGCTTCAAGCGCTTCCCTGCCCATCTGGGGATGCACTGGGTGGCAGATGCTGCGGCCTCGGTCCATAAGCTCCTTGTAGGAGTTGGTCCTGGCACCATCTCCCCAGCTCAGGTCCAGAACATCCATCTCAGAGTCCCGAAATCAAAGTACATCAACAGACCTTTTCCTGAGTCTGAGCATGAGGCACGCCACTCCTTCCAGTTTAACGCTTGCAGCGCTCTCCTTGACGGCGAGGTGACTGTGCAGACCTTTACACCCACTGCCATGAACCGCCCTGAGCTGCTAGCTCTGCTGAGCCGCGTTAACATGGAGCATCCCGAAGACAACCCGGCCAATTTCAACCGTATGTATGGCGAAGTGCAGGTGACACTCgttggaggagacatcctgaaGGGACGGTGTGACACCTTCTACGGTCACTGGCGCAACCCGCTGACCAATGAGAGCTTGGCGAAGAAGTTCAGAAACAACGCAGGGATGGTGCTTCATTCAGAACAGGTGGAGAGGTTGATTGATGTGGTAGAGGAGCTGGACAGAATCGGCGACTGCAGGGCTCTTCTGTCACAgctgcaatgaaaacacaataacagCACAATAGAAATCATTGTACATAAATACATCAAAAGATAATTATAATCAATGTGATAAAATGCCACATCACCATCTAAATCAATGCTGACGAATATCACCCATCCtaattaaaatggtaaacaTTCAACTTTGTTTCTTTTGCACTTGGGGCTGTAATCCCCAAGTAAAGTCCCCATCACTGTACACTACAGTTATTATTCAATGCGTTTGTCTCTTTAACTAGTGCTAAATAACACTGAAACCTGTCGGGCTACTAACATATTTATCTAATGTGCATGGCTAAATAATTGAATGTTTTAATAAGttgtaaaaatgtgatttttttactttgcaaaGGGTTTATAAAAAGTATATGTTATACATACATCACACTGTCGTTTTAACTGTATATTTGTGCTAAATGATGGattgttaaaatgttcatttaaacATGCAGAAggattttctctttgtctttcgaATGTTCTTATACACAGATGTTGTGTATCGGTTGGTGTGTTCTGTTTTTcggaaaataaaactaaataaaactaaaaagcGCT
This window of the Paralichthys olivaceus isolate ysfri-2021 chromosome 9, ASM2471397v2, whole genome shotgun sequence genome carries:
- the LOC138411478 gene encoding uncharacterized protein yields the protein MATSDGFPASFYGEPGVMGILSNGISAFLVLLQNFNTARTGSAPVGVENILAGVHLILIGGICQLVAGLLSFRKYDHLSGTAFIGYAALWGSYGATRIYFGALSETPTFSIEYQNMNNLSQSTMISNMTLNASTEIVYLSQSMKESAIAGLIPFILLSFILAFCSATVNYIMPFVFGAITVTLVFEAVALVASFWALVVSGIFELLILFFAIYGAAALLVKGLSQRLVLKGFGTPLFNVLLLGTPNSASVQSIGQEKKKNTKYAEPMALGFFCDTVAPFIFAFYSFGYVKSFGLGAVWVSIITVAQLFSSYYAHLRQDCYHTTKFGLHATYWLIKAWGEFVVSVLIVENSTLISGRESMVGNWFFVASGLVLCVASLNMDFLELIHNMLFVLLTVSTIPQIPLHAYYIFFGVACSLFTAASLYGTFSRLINTIAEKSLIPVGPQPISSERLQKVYTCGRYKQERQEALPQTDQASDALFYISNGVAALSALHTSVSSSNPSFLNLTVPWVLISGAIIQVYVSRLQVTGGGRFGSVISSSYVVVWATWCWFRFAGGLLQLPKEASYAFAAGAIAFLVINTFLMLIAAYRNLVLLFLTTVMEVVLVCFLLSTLQRLPYQLEIAMLAVFSIICIYGALASLVNCIFFGRLLPMGPPILKEKVKENAPELPCSVANSRITSGLLKIAGLLEEGGVCGIPTDTVYALAASCKNPQAIEKIYSIKDRPAEKPICICISSVEQLVAAKPPFSPLLWEFMRNVYPGGISCIVSKGDWLYKLGVGPAYDRVGTKDSIMIRVPDQTVTVHLCDITGPLAITSANPSGEADSTHHSMVINRLGHKIQGVLCDGDSNEVIASTVVNCLNIDEGTIGIVREGCVPAIKVQQIFERVKTTMV
- the irg1l gene encoding immunoresponsive gene 1, like; translation: MISTLQKTVRPVLAVRGLHQSAIQVLKHPAPEDTVTASFGKFISEIQSDHLSPVVLHRSKRMVLDSIGVGLIGSTTDVFELALQHCQYMYAPDDISSVYGRRGARLSPTLAAFVNGVATHSMDFDDTWHPATHPSGAVLPAVLALSDMMPSNSKPSGLDFLLAFNVGIEIQGRLMRFSNEAQNIPKRFHPPSVVGTMGSAAACARLLSLDDAQCSHALAIAASLSGAPMANAATQSKPFHIGNASRLGLEAALLASRGLEASPLVLDAVSGVAGFNAFYEDYVPQPLESPNDGGHTFLLEEQDMGFKRFPAHLGMHWVADAAASVHKLLVGVGPGTISPAQVQNIHLRVPKSKYINRPFPESEHEARHSFQFNACSALLDGEVTVQTFTPTAMNRPELLALLSRVNMEHPEDNPANFNRMYGEVQVTLVGGDILKGRCDTFYGHWRNPLTNESLAKKFRNNAGMVLHSEQVERLIDVVEELDRIGDCRALLSQLQ